From the genome of Candidatus Methylomirabilota bacterium, one region includes:
- a CDS encoding sugar ABC transporter permease, with the protein MSASGWRVHVQGWLLLLPAAVLLVAFTHFPVAATLYHSFLSNPKPGRAAVWVGADNYRAMVEDPVFWQVLGNNAWFALGTIPLSIGLAMLMAVWVNGRIPGRSFLRLSFFTPTVLPMIAVANIWLFFYTPGYGLLEQVTGLLGLPSHNWLGSRNTALGCLVVVTVWKEAGFFMIFYLAALQSLSPHLGEAAALMGASPWYVFRRVTFPLLMPTTLFVLVNAVINSFRLVDHIVVMTRGGPDNATALLLYYIYDVGFKFWDQAYAAALTLVLLVILAAMALGQFVLLDRRVHYQ; encoded by the coding sequence GTGAGCGCTTCGGGGTGGCGCGTGCACGTGCAGGGGTGGCTGCTGCTGTTGCCGGCGGCGGTTCTGCTGGTGGCGTTCACGCACTTTCCGGTTGCGGCGACGCTCTATCACAGCTTTCTGTCCAACCCGAAGCCGGGGCGGGCGGCGGTGTGGGTGGGGGCCGACAACTACCGGGCGATGGTGGAGGACCCGGTGTTCTGGCAAGTGCTGGGCAACAACGCGTGGTTCGCCCTCGGCACCATTCCGCTGTCGATCGGGCTGGCGATGCTGATGGCGGTGTGGGTGAACGGGCGCATCCCGGGCCGCTCGTTCTTGCGCCTGTCCTTCTTCACCCCCACCGTGCTGCCGATGATCGCGGTGGCCAACATCTGGCTCTTCTTCTACACGCCGGGCTACGGCCTGCTCGAGCAGGTGACCGGGCTGCTGGGCCTGCCGAGCCACAACTGGCTCGGCAGCCGGAACACCGCGCTCGGCTGCCTGGTGGTGGTGACGGTGTGGAAGGAGGCCGGCTTCTTCATGATCTTCTACCTGGCCGCGCTGCAGTCGCTGTCGCCGCATCTGGGCGAGGCCGCGGCGCTCATGGGCGCGAGCCCATGGTACGTCTTCCGTCGCGTGACCTTCCCGCTGCTGATGCCGACCACGCTGTTCGTGCTCGTCAACGCGGTGATCAATTCGTTCCGGCTCGTGGACCACATCGTGGTGATGACCAGGGGCGGGCCGGACAACGCCACCGCCCTGCTGCTCTACTACATCTACGACGTGGGCTTCAAGTTCTGGGATCAGGCCTACGCGGCCGCGCTCACCCTGGTGCTGCTGGTCATTCTCGCCGCGATGGCGCTGGGCCAGTTCGTGCTGCTGGATCGGCGGGTGCACTATCAATGA
- a CDS encoding carbohydrate ABC transporter permease — protein MTPGRALETAGAWLLGLLWALPLAYAVWTAFHPAEFSTRFVLAAPLTLENFAKAWAAAPFARYFVNTTLLVTMILAAQLVLCTLAAYAFARFAFAGRSIAFLLVLVQLMIMPDVLIVENYRTMSRLGLLDTLGAIGLPYMASAFGIFLLRQTFKTVPKELDEAARVEGAGALETLWRVYVPLARPVYIAYGLVSISYHWNNFLWPLIVTNSVQSRPLTVGLQVFSSGDQGVDWSIITAATLMTSGPLLIAFLLFQRQFVQSFMRAGIR, from the coding sequence ATGACGCCCGGCCGCGCGCTGGAGACGGCGGGGGCGTGGCTGCTCGGCCTCCTGTGGGCGCTGCCGCTCGCCTACGCGGTGTGGACCGCCTTCCACCCTGCCGAGTTCTCGACCCGGTTCGTGCTCGCAGCACCGCTCACGCTGGAGAACTTCGCCAAGGCGTGGGCGGCCGCGCCGTTCGCCCGCTACTTCGTCAACACCACGCTGCTGGTGACGATGATCCTGGCCGCCCAGCTCGTGCTGTGCACGCTGGCCGCCTACGCCTTCGCGCGCTTCGCCTTCGCGGGGCGGTCGATCGCGTTCCTGCTCGTGCTGGTGCAGCTGATGATCATGCCCGACGTGCTGATCGTGGAGAACTACCGGACCATGAGCCGGCTCGGCCTCCTCGACACCCTCGGGGCCATCGGGCTGCCCTACATGGCCTCGGCGTTCGGCATCTTCCTGCTCCGCCAGACGTTCAAGACGGTGCCGAAGGAGCTGGACGAGGCGGCGCGGGTGGAAGGGGCCGGGGCGCTGGAGACGCTCTGGCGCGTGTACGTTCCGCTGGCCCGGCCGGTCTACATCGCCTACGGGCTGGTCTCGATCAGCTACCACTGGAACAACTTCCTGTGGCCGCTGATCGTGACCAACTCGGTGCAGTCCCGGCCGCTGACGGTGGGGCTGCAGGTCTTCTCCTCGGGCGATCAGGGGGTGGACTGGTCGATCATCACCGCGGCCACCTTGATGACGTCGGGGCCGCTGCTGATCGCGTTCCTGCTCTTCCAGCGTCAGTTCGTGCAGAGCTTCATGCGCGCCGGCATCCGCTGA
- a CDS encoding HAD domain-containing protein, which translates to MTRRVIFLDIDGVLAPVRRWDRYEDLEPACVRVLNEIVAEASADIVVSSTWRHGRTVDELQALLEAAGFTGSVIDKTPRGAPGTDRGDEIAAWLAEHTVAGYLIVDDHPGMGPLRSRLLLTNPGRGLQSSDVARAVEILMRP; encoded by the coding sequence GTGACCCGTCGGGTGATCTTCCTCGACATCGACGGGGTTCTCGCCCCGGTCCGCCGCTGGGATCGCTACGAGGATCTCGAGCCCGCCTGTGTCCGGGTCCTGAACGAGATCGTGGCGGAGGCGAGCGCGGACATCGTGGTGTCCTCCACATGGCGTCACGGCCGGACCGTGGACGAGCTGCAAGCCCTGCTCGAGGCCGCCGGATTCACCGGCTCGGTCATCGACAAGACTCCGCGGGGCGCCCCCGGCACCGACCGCGGCGACGAGATCGCCGCCTGGCTCGCGGAGCACACCGTGGCCGGCTACTTGATCGTGGACGACCATCCGGGCATGGGCCCGCTGCGCTCCCGCCTGCTGCTGACGAATCCGGGGCGCGGCCTGCAGAGCTCCGACGTGGCGCGCGCCGTCGAGATCCTGATGCGGCCGTGA